Proteins co-encoded in one Marinomonas sp. IMCC 4694 genomic window:
- the gcvT gene encoding glycine cleavage system aminomethyltransferase GcvT, whose amino-acid sequence MKRTALYDQHILSGARMVEFAGYDMPVQYPLGVMKEHLWTRDNVGLFDVSHMGQVIIRGKEVKAALETILPVDVQGLNEGMQRYGMFTTQTAGITDDLMFANWGDDVFMVVNAGCKDQDFAYLKASLTDCKVDVIDDRALLAIQGPKAREVFARMVPDVATMTFMQSVKFDWQGVDIWVSCSGYTGEDGYEVSVPNAQAEVFANTLLAFSEVEWIGLGARDSLRLEAGLCLYGHDIDTTTTPVEASLNWAIQKERRAEGERAGGFPGANIILPQFTHKPSRKRVGFLVDGRAPVREGADIVDTNGEVKGKVTSGGFSPTLGQPIVMAYVSTDSLNLEELLFANVRGKSIPLTLTAMPFVPSRYYRG is encoded by the coding sequence ATGAAACGTACTGCTTTGTATGATCAACATATCTTGTCTGGCGCCAGAATGGTGGAATTTGCGGGCTATGACATGCCGGTTCAATACCCACTTGGCGTGATGAAAGAGCACTTGTGGACGCGTGACAACGTGGGTTTGTTTGATGTTTCGCATATGGGGCAGGTTATTATAAGGGGCAAAGAGGTCAAGGCCGCCCTCGAAACTATTTTACCGGTTGATGTGCAAGGGCTGAATGAAGGGATGCAGCGCTACGGCATGTTCACTACACAAACGGCTGGCATTACCGATGATTTAATGTTCGCTAACTGGGGCGATGATGTTTTCATGGTGGTGAACGCAGGGTGTAAGGATCAAGACTTTGCCTATTTAAAAGCTTCTTTGACGGATTGCAAGGTTGATGTAATAGACGATAGGGCCTTGTTGGCCATTCAGGGGCCAAAGGCGCGTGAGGTTTTTGCGCGTATGGTGCCGGATGTGGCGACCATGACGTTTATGCAGAGTGTCAAGTTTGATTGGCAGGGCGTTGATATTTGGGTAAGTTGTTCAGGTTATACCGGTGAAGATGGCTATGAAGTGTCTGTTCCCAATGCGCAAGCTGAAGTATTTGCCAATACCTTGCTGGCATTTTCCGAAGTGGAATGGATTGGCCTTGGTGCGCGCGATTCATTGCGACTTGAGGCAGGGTTGTGTTTGTACGGTCACGATATTGATACGACCACTACGCCAGTAGAGGCGTCACTTAATTGGGCGATCCAAAAAGAGCGTCGGGCAGAAGGTGAGCGTGCGGGAGGGTTCCCGGGTGCGAATATTATTTTGCCGCAGTTTACTCATAAACCTTCCAGAAAGCGTGTTGGTTTTCTGGTTGATGGTCGAGCGCCCGTTCGTGAAGGCGCTGATATTGTGGATACGAATGGTGAAGTGAAAGGCAAAGTAACAAGCGGTGGTTTTTCTCCGACACTGGGTCAGCCCATTGTGATGGCCTATGTGTCAACAGATTCACTGAATCTGGAGGAGCTTCTCTTTGCTAATGTTCGCGGCAAATCGATCCCATTGACACTGACCGCGATGCCTTTTGTTCCATCACGCTATTACCGTGGATGA
- a CDS encoding elongation factor P hydroxylase produces MLSTTQLICAFNTCFLPSYNTCLIGGAEEPLYTPATPSEPAKLYFRSDYASSALHEISHWCVAGEARRRCEDYGYWYESDSRNKQAQAKFEQVEVKPQAIECILHWSAGLPFRVSVDNLSLPDYDASSFEQSVLSQVGCYVLSGFPQRARVFAVHLLAHRGCDLNFKEFLEKKYENYCR; encoded by the coding sequence TTGCTAAGTACAACACAGCTTATATGCGCTTTTAATACCTGTTTTTTGCCTTCTTACAACACTTGCCTTATAGGAGGGGCAGAGGAGCCTCTTTATACTCCTGCTACCCCTTCCGAGCCTGCCAAACTGTACTTTCGTTCTGATTATGCATCAAGTGCCTTGCATGAAATTAGTCATTGGTGTGTTGCGGGAGAGGCAAGGCGACGATGTGAAGATTATGGTTATTGGTATGAATCAGACAGTCGTAATAAACAGGCTCAAGCCAAGTTTGAGCAGGTGGAAGTAAAGCCTCAGGCCATTGAATGTATTTTACATTGGTCGGCTGGGCTGCCATTTCGCGTGAGTGTGGATAATTTATCGTTACCTGATTATGATGCTTCGAGTTTTGAGCAGTCTGTTTTGTCTCAAGTTGGTTGTTATGTTTTGTCCGGCTTTCCGCAGAGGGCACGGGTTTTTGCTGTGCACTTATTGGCTCATCGCGGCTGTGACCTTAATTTTAAAGAGTTTTTAGAAAAAAAGTATGAAAATTATTGCAGATGA
- the htpX gene encoding protease HtpX, with translation MRIILFLLTNLAVMVVAGVVLSLLGVNGYMTSNGLNFTSLLIFCGVFGFTGSLISLLLSKFMAKRGSGAVVIEQPKNHKEVWLLNTVKELSHKAGIKMPEVAIFPAHEANAFATGWNRNAALVAVSSGMLERFSPDEIKAVLGHEIGHVANGDMITLSLVQGVVNTFVMFFARIAAYAVDQFLRKDDNEGSVGWGYYIATFIFEIIFGVLASMIVMWFSRYREFRADEAGARLAGKGAMIAALARLQQEHEESRMPDSMLAFGIRRGRKPTMGELFSSHPPLGERIKALQAL, from the coding sequence ATGCGCATTATTCTGTTTTTACTGACAAACTTGGCCGTCATGGTGGTGGCCGGTGTTGTGTTAAGTCTCTTGGGCGTCAATGGCTATATGACCAGCAATGGTTTGAACTTTACTTCTTTGCTCATCTTTTGTGGTGTCTTTGGCTTTACCGGTAGCCTCATTTCCCTTCTTCTCTCTAAATTTATGGCAAAACGTGGCTCTGGTGCTGTCGTTATTGAACAGCCTAAAAATCACAAAGAGGTGTGGCTACTTAACACCGTAAAAGAGCTTTCGCACAAAGCCGGCATCAAAATGCCAGAAGTGGCTATTTTTCCTGCTCATGAGGCCAATGCATTTGCAACAGGATGGAATAGAAATGCCGCCTTGGTGGCCGTATCGAGTGGCATGCTAGAACGCTTTTCGCCGGATGAAATCAAAGCGGTTTTAGGGCACGAAATTGGCCATGTTGCCAATGGCGATATGATCACCCTATCGTTAGTGCAAGGCGTGGTGAATACTTTTGTTATGTTTTTTGCGCGCATTGCCGCCTACGCCGTTGATCAATTTCTTCGCAAAGACGACAACGAAGGTTCAGTAGGCTGGGGCTATTACATTGCCACCTTCATTTTTGAAATTATCTTTGGCGTTTTAGCGTCGATGATTGTGATGTGGTTTTCTCGATACCGAGAATTCAGAGCAGATGAAGCAGGCGCGCGTCTAGCCGGCAAAGGAGCGATGATTGCAGCACTGGCAAGATTACAGCAAGAACATGAGGAAAGTCGGATGCCAGACTCGATGCTAGCGTTTGGCATCCGTCGAGGCAGAAAACCAACTATGGGGGAACTTTTTTCTAGCCACCCTCCTCTTGGCGAAAGAATCAAAGCATTGCAAGCGCTATAA
- the gcvH gene encoding glycine cleavage system protein GcvH, translated as MSTVLENLKYADSHEWVLDNGDGTVTVGITDHAQDLLGDVVYVELPEIGSEVTATEQFSLVESVKAASDIYAPVNGEVIEVNDALNDSPELINEAPFEGAWIAKIKLSDATDLDKLLDAKGYSAIIE; from the coding sequence ATGAGCACCGTTTTAGAGAACTTAAAATACGCCGATTCACACGAATGGGTACTAGATAACGGAGACGGTACCGTTACTGTCGGTATTACTGACCACGCACAAGACCTGCTGGGTGATGTTGTGTATGTTGAATTGCCAGAAATCGGCTCTGAAGTCACGGCGACAGAACAATTCTCACTTGTTGAATCCGTAAAAGCGGCGTCTGATATTTATGCACCCGTTAATGGCGAAGTCATTGAAGTAAATGATGCACTCAACGATTCACCTGAACTTATAAACGAAGCCCCTTTTGAAGGTGCATGGATCGCTAAAATCAAACTTAGCGACGCCACCGATCTTGACAAGCTTCTTGATGCCAAAGGCTACTCAGCCATAATCGAATAG
- a CDS encoding 4-phosphoerythronate dehydrogenase → MKIIADENMPNARALFSHLGVVELVGGRTLSHDHVKDADVLLVRSVTKVTKALLQGSSVSFVGSATIGVDHIDLSYLQEANIGFSSAPGCNADAVADYVFSGLSHLYMTKGLRWLNKSVGIIGFGNVGSTVYERFHQLGCDVCVYDPMKQTTIKKNDKSVNFVSLEDVLQCDVITLHAPLTRTGPFPTQGMIGAQELSFLSPGAAIISAGRGGVIDEDALIARHRQLNGELHLIIDVWQGEPAINQALVSIVDIATPHIAGYSKQGREKGTWMVYEALSRHLGVSASLTPKNKLISPGWLVSMKVVANGCLEEKLARAIQAIYDVARDDVRLRFKYRENKEKNIFDWLRKHYVERDEFNTSCVGIGGANDVDVSSADMRRIFSATGFRLNEQELR, encoded by the coding sequence ATGAAAATTATTGCAGATGAAAATATGCCTAACGCCCGTGCCTTGTTCTCGCACTTGGGTGTTGTAGAATTAGTGGGCGGACGCACTCTGTCCCATGATCACGTTAAAGACGCAGATGTATTGTTGGTTCGCTCTGTTACCAAGGTAACAAAAGCGTTGTTACAAGGGAGTTCCGTTAGCTTTGTTGGGAGTGCCACGATTGGGGTCGATCATATTGATTTGTCGTACTTGCAGGAGGCTAATATCGGTTTTAGTAGTGCGCCTGGCTGCAATGCGGATGCAGTGGCGGATTATGTTTTCAGTGGGCTGAGCCATCTCTATATGACCAAAGGGTTACGTTGGCTAAATAAGAGCGTTGGTATTATTGGTTTTGGTAACGTGGGCAGTACCGTCTATGAGCGCTTTCATCAATTAGGTTGTGATGTATGTGTGTATGATCCCATGAAGCAAACAACGATCAAGAAGAATGACAAATCCGTGAATTTTGTCTCGCTTGAAGACGTTTTACAATGTGACGTGATTACCCTGCATGCGCCACTAACACGCACAGGGCCCTTCCCAACGCAGGGGATGATTGGCGCCCAAGAACTGTCTTTTTTGTCTCCTGGTGCGGCGATTATTTCAGCGGGTAGAGGGGGGGTAATTGATGAGGACGCTCTTATTGCACGCCACCGGCAATTAAACGGCGAACTTCACCTAATAATTGATGTTTGGCAAGGTGAACCTGCCATTAATCAAGCTCTTGTGTCCATAGTGGATATTGCTACTCCGCATATCGCAGGGTACAGCAAGCAAGGGCGTGAAAAAGGGACCTGGATGGTGTACGAGGCACTAAGTCGGCACTTGGGCGTGAGCGCTTCGCTGACGCCAAAAAACAAGTTGATTAGCCCCGGGTGGCTGGTCTCTATGAAAGTAGTTGCGAATGGGTGTTTAGAAGAAAAGCTGGCTCGTGCTATTCAAGCGATTTATGATGTTGCAAGAGACGACGTAAGGTTACGCTTTAAGTACCGAGAAAATAAGGAAAAAAATATTTTTGATTGGCTTAGAAAACATTATGTCGAAAGGGATGAATTTAATACTTCTTGTGTTGGCATAGGTGGTGCCAATGATGTCGATGTGAGCAGTGCAGACATGCGGCGCATTTTCAGTGCAACAGGTTTTCGTTTAAATGAACAGGAATTAAGGTAA
- a CDS encoding flagellar brake protein codes for MAGVMQVKLEDIHVPNGTDVQLEFISPPGRYMVKVLGRMPSKSLILSTPRIHDKSILVRESQVVNVRLMLSTHVCAFSSKISKSYLEPSAHLHIAFPRHVEVSEIRQAVRVETRLISKVEVVVSKMSIVAPSTAVVIDLSVGGAKLISKEDFGAVNQTMRLVCNVKIGVYSHILKLDCEIRSQEIQMLEQVQASLVDNDFLTKMGSEYFYVYGVRFFDQAKEIGIPLLAYILEKQRNNTM; via the coding sequence ATGGCTGGAGTAATGCAGGTCAAACTGGAAGACATTCACGTGCCTAATGGTACAGATGTGCAGTTGGAATTTATATCCCCACCAGGGCGATATATGGTCAAAGTATTGGGTCGGATGCCTAGCAAGTCACTTATTTTATCCACTCCCAGAATACACGATAAGAGTATTCTGGTTAGAGAGAGTCAGGTTGTTAATGTTCGATTGATGTTGAGCACGCACGTGTGTGCTTTTTCAAGCAAGATATCAAAAAGTTATTTAGAGCCCAGTGCTCATCTTCATATCGCATTCCCTCGACATGTGGAGGTATCAGAGATACGTCAGGCGGTTCGTGTCGAAACGCGCTTAATCTCTAAAGTAGAAGTCGTCGTTTCTAAAATGTCTATTGTGGCCCCGTCAACCGCTGTTGTAATTGACTTGAGTGTTGGTGGGGCGAAATTGATTTCAAAAGAAGACTTTGGTGCGGTCAATCAAACAATGCGATTGGTGTGCAATGTCAAAATTGGCGTATACAGTCATATTTTAAAATTAGACTGTGAAATTCGTTCGCAAGAAATTCAGATGCTTGAGCAGGTTCAGGCGAGTTTGGTTGATAATGATTTTTTAACTAAAATGGGCAGTGAATATTTTTACGTATACGGTGTGCGATTTTTTGATCAAGCCAAAGAGATTGGTATTCCGTTGTTGGCGTATATTTTAGAAAAACAACGTAACAATACAATGTGA
- the gcvP gene encoding aminomethyl-transferring glycine dehydrogenase produces the protein MTSCIRDLLNNDEFIARHIGPDASEQAKMLATIGINDLSKLIEKTVPEAIRQANLDLSADPVSESDALVQLKAIANQNTVVRSFIGMGYHDTHVPSPILRNLLENPGWYTAYTPYQPEISQGRLEALLNFQQVIIDLTGMEISNASLLDEATAAAEAMTLMKRSNRKKSDSLFVASHCLPQTIDVVKTRAELLEIQVIVDDIENFAQHDVFGALFQYPGIDGTVQDLTEVIAQAHEQGALVTIAVDLLSLVLLKSPGDMGADIVVGSAQRFGVPMGFGGPHAAFLATKDAFKRSMPGRVIGVSKDSHGKPALRMAMQTREQHIRREKATSNICTAQALLAMMAGFYAVYHGPVGLKKIADRIASLSHCFVNAVQKAGLTTNASYFDTVVVNTGKQTDAIMANGVAKLMNFYKVSEGQISVSLNETITPADLVDLAECFGAELTEKDITDAQTGYGFDGSLLRQDAILTHPVFNSHHSETELMRYMHQLEVKDIALNQSMIPLGSCTMKLNAASEMIPVTWAEFGRIHPFAPENQVSGYHALLQELIDMLSKATGYDTVSLQPNSGAQGEYAGLIAIDKYHKSRGDNERDVCLIPSSAHGTNPASAALAGMKVVIVKCDEDGNIDLVDLKEKSEKHANQLSCIMVTYPSTHGVFEEHIREVCDMVHHYGGQVYIDGANLNALVGVAPPGSFGGDVSHLNLHKTFCIPHGGGGPGMGPIGVKSHLAPFLAGHSVTPVMGMAEQHGAVSAAPYGSASILVITWMYIKMMGDKGLRDATYNAILNANYIATRLADHYPVLYTGKNNTVAHECIIDIRPLKASSGISEEDIAKRLMDFGFHAPTMSFPVAGTLMIEPTESENIDELNRFCDAMIQIRNEISKVQDGEWPLEDNPLVNAPHTADCLLDSEWNHAYSRKEAAYPLPWIKARKYWPPVGRIDNVYGDRNLYCECPPIESYQD, from the coding sequence ATGACCTCGTGCATTCGCGATTTGTTAAATAATGATGAATTTATTGCTCGCCACATTGGCCCTGATGCATCAGAGCAAGCCAAGATGCTGGCAACCATTGGCATAAACGATCTTTCAAAATTAATCGAAAAAACCGTTCCTGAAGCCATTCGTCAGGCAAATCTAGACCTTTCTGCTGACCCTGTCAGTGAAAGTGATGCCCTTGTTCAACTGAAAGCCATCGCCAACCAAAATACTGTGGTGCGTTCTTTTATTGGCATGGGTTATCACGACACACATGTGCCATCTCCTATATTACGTAATTTACTTGAAAATCCAGGTTGGTATACAGCTTATACTCCGTATCAACCCGAAATTTCTCAAGGTCGCTTGGAAGCCTTGTTAAACTTTCAGCAAGTCATCATAGACCTAACTGGTATGGAAATTTCTAATGCCTCTTTGCTGGATGAAGCGACAGCAGCAGCTGAAGCAATGACCTTGATGAAACGCTCTAATCGTAAGAAGAGCGACTCTCTTTTTGTTGCTAGCCACTGCCTACCTCAAACCATTGATGTGGTTAAAACCCGTGCGGAATTGCTAGAAATACAGGTCATCGTTGATGATATTGAAAACTTCGCCCAACACGATGTTTTTGGCGCCCTTTTTCAATACCCAGGCATTGATGGCACGGTGCAGGACCTAACAGAAGTCATCGCACAAGCGCACGAACAAGGCGCTTTAGTGACCATTGCTGTTGATTTATTATCTCTTGTGTTACTGAAATCACCTGGTGATATGGGAGCGGATATTGTTGTTGGATCAGCGCAACGATTTGGTGTCCCAATGGGATTTGGTGGGCCTCATGCCGCTTTCCTAGCAACAAAAGATGCGTTTAAACGCTCTATGCCGGGTCGCGTCATTGGCGTCTCTAAAGACAGCCACGGAAAACCTGCCCTACGAATGGCCATGCAAACTCGAGAACAACATATTCGACGCGAGAAAGCGACGTCTAATATCTGTACAGCACAAGCATTACTGGCAATGATGGCGGGGTTTTATGCTGTGTATCACGGCCCTGTTGGCCTGAAAAAAATAGCCGACCGCATCGCCTCGTTGTCACACTGCTTTGTAAACGCCGTTCAAAAAGCAGGCTTAACGACCAACGCCAGTTATTTTGATACCGTAGTTGTGAATACTGGCAAGCAAACTGATGCCATCATGGCAAACGGCGTTGCCAAATTGATGAATTTTTACAAAGTATCAGAGGGACAAATATCAGTTTCCCTAAACGAAACCATCACTCCGGCCGACCTAGTAGATTTAGCTGAGTGCTTTGGCGCTGAACTTACAGAAAAAGACATCACAGACGCTCAAACAGGATACGGGTTTGACGGCTCTTTGTTGCGCCAAGATGCCATTTTGACGCACCCAGTATTCAACAGTCACCACAGCGAAACAGAGTTGATGCGCTACATGCATCAGCTAGAAGTAAAAGACATTGCACTGAACCAAAGCATGATTCCGCTAGGCTCTTGCACGATGAAGTTGAACGCAGCTTCTGAAATGATCCCTGTCACATGGGCAGAGTTTGGGCGAATTCACCCATTTGCCCCAGAAAATCAAGTGTCTGGCTACCACGCCTTACTACAAGAATTGATTGACATGCTTTCCAAAGCAACGGGTTATGACACCGTGTCTTTACAGCCGAACTCAGGCGCTCAAGGCGAATACGCTGGACTGATTGCCATTGATAAATACCACAAATCCCGTGGCGACAATGAGCGTGATGTCTGCCTTATCCCCAGCTCGGCTCATGGCACCAACCCTGCCTCTGCCGCTCTTGCCGGCATGAAAGTTGTCATCGTAAAATGCGATGAAGACGGCAACATAGATTTGGTGGATCTGAAAGAAAAATCAGAAAAGCACGCCAACCAACTCAGCTGTATCATGGTAACGTACCCATCCACTCATGGTGTATTCGAAGAGCACATTCGTGAAGTGTGCGACATGGTGCATCATTATGGCGGCCAAGTGTACATCGATGGCGCCAACTTGAATGCCCTTGTCGGTGTTGCTCCTCCAGGGAGTTTCGGCGGTGACGTTTCTCACCTCAATCTACACAAAACATTCTGCATTCCGCATGGCGGCGGTGGTCCTGGCATGGGCCCTATCGGTGTGAAATCACACCTTGCACCTTTCTTAGCGGGCCATTCTGTTACACCCGTGATGGGCATGGCTGAGCAACATGGAGCGGTTTCTGCAGCACCTTATGGCAGTGCTAGCATTCTTGTTATCACTTGGATGTACATCAAAATGATGGGGGACAAGGGTTTACGCGATGCAACGTACAATGCGATTTTAAACGCTAACTACATCGCCACGCGCTTAGCTGATCACTACCCTGTTCTGTATACTGGCAAAAACAACACAGTGGCTCACGAATGCATCATTGACATTCGCCCCTTAAAAGCAAGCTCCGGCATCAGCGAAGAAGACATTGCAAAACGCTTAATGGACTTTGGGTTCCATGCGCCGACCATGTCTTTCCCTGTAGCTGGCACTTTAATGATTGAGCCAACAGAGTCAGAAAACATTGATGAACTGAATCGTTTTTGCGACGCCATGATTCAAATTCGTAACGAAATAAGCAAGGTGCAAGATGGCGAATGGCCGTTAGAAGACAATCCACTTGTGAACGCACCCCATACCGCTGATTGCTTACTCGACAGCGAATGGAACCATGCGTATTCTCGCAAAGAAGCGGCCTACCCACTTCCCTGGATTAAAGCCCGCAAATATTGGCCTCCCGTTGGTCGAATTGATAACGTGTATGGCGATCGCAACTTATACTGCGAATGCCCTCCTATCGAAAGCTATCAAGACTAA
- the glyA gene encoding serine hydroxymethyltransferase gives MANTESFFSQALAERDPELYATIVEEQERQETGIELIASENITSKAVLEAQGSVLTNKYAEGYPNRRYYGGCEAVDVTEQLAIDRAKQLFNCEFVNVQPHSGAQANGAVMLALLQPGDTILGMSLDAGGHLTHGAPPAQSGKWFNAVQYQVHPDTLLIDYDAIEAQAIECKPKMIIAGGSAIPRVIDFKRFREIADKVGAYLFVDMAHIAGLVATGAHPSPLPHAHIVTTTTHKTLRGPRGGMILSNDLDIGKKINSAVFPGYQGGPLMHVIAGKAVAFGEALKPEFKVYIDQVVANAKALAAVMIERGCDIVTGGTDNHLMLVDLRPKGLKGNVVDKALERAGITCNKNGIPFDTEKPMITSGIRIGTPAATSRGFGIEEFEKVGHLISDVLDGLVSMPEGNPEVEARVLAQVKELCKRFPLYR, from the coding sequence ATGGCTAACACCGAATCCTTTTTCAGCCAAGCTTTAGCTGAGCGAGATCCAGAACTTTACGCGACCATTGTTGAAGAACAAGAACGTCAAGAAACCGGCATTGAATTGATTGCTTCTGAAAACATCACGTCAAAAGCGGTTTTAGAAGCTCAAGGCTCTGTTCTGACCAACAAATACGCTGAAGGTTATCCGAATCGTCGTTACTATGGTGGTTGTGAAGCGGTTGACGTGACCGAGCAATTGGCGATCGATCGCGCAAAGCAGTTGTTCAACTGTGAATTCGTAAACGTTCAGCCTCACTCTGGCGCCCAAGCCAACGGCGCAGTAATGTTAGCGCTGTTGCAACCCGGCGATACCATTTTGGGTATGTCATTGGACGCGGGCGGTCACTTGACCCATGGCGCACCACCAGCACAATCTGGCAAGTGGTTCAATGCCGTTCAATATCAAGTACACCCTGATACATTGCTGATCGACTACGATGCCATTGAAGCTCAAGCGATCGAATGTAAACCTAAAATGATCATCGCTGGCGGATCGGCTATTCCTCGTGTTATCGATTTCAAGCGTTTCCGTGAAATCGCGGATAAAGTTGGCGCGTATTTGTTCGTTGACATGGCTCACATTGCTGGATTGGTTGCCACTGGCGCGCATCCGTCACCCCTTCCACATGCCCACATTGTCACCACCACCACGCACAAAACACTTCGTGGCCCACGTGGTGGTATGATTCTTTCAAACGACCTAGATATTGGTAAAAAAATCAATTCTGCGGTTTTTCCTGGTTATCAAGGCGGCCCATTGATGCACGTTATTGCCGGTAAAGCGGTTGCATTTGGCGAAGCCCTTAAACCTGAATTCAAAGTCTACATCGATCAAGTAGTCGCCAACGCCAAAGCATTGGCTGCCGTCATGATCGAACGTGGGTGCGATATCGTCACCGGCGGAACGGACAACCACCTAATGTTGGTTGACCTTCGTCCTAAAGGCTTAAAAGGTAACGTGGTAGATAAAGCCCTTGAGCGCGCTGGTATCACTTGCAACAAAAACGGCATTCCGTTTGATACCGAAAAACCCATGATCACGTCCGGCATTCGTATCGGTACGCCGGCTGCCACGTCTCGTGGTTTTGGTATTGAAGAGTTTGAAAAAGTGGGACATCTCATCAGTGACGTACTGGATGGCTTAGTTTCTATGCCTGAAGGTAACCCTGAAGTAGAAGCTCGTGTGCTTGCACAGGTAAAAGAGCTCTGTAAGCGTTTCCCGCTGTACCGCTAA
- a CDS encoding CLCA_X family protein: protein MVDSFTHSNFVDIRRQFDFRGIEVGRWVTSAERDRAAVNFHRALVDLMLILQGPEPLISLRGTLGLQYGKGGRPGVAAHYMPATRQLSLAKNAGSGALAHEWFHAFDHFMGDKMFERQSVSQFASESWLNEASIKRGKQGLPHPLNQLLARCFHAILLNEKGDAPSDLFTASREADENLKIIYYAKPVELCARAFEAYVEDSNPSSSFLVSGTRHSKEASAGLYPKNDQRIRINDAFQRYFSLLGSALYREESTNR, encoded by the coding sequence TTGGTTGATTCTTTTACACATTCTAATTTTGTCGATATTCGTCGCCAATTTGATTTCCGCGGTATTGAGGTGGGGCGCTGGGTGACGTCAGCGGAAAGGGACCGAGCGGCGGTTAACTTTCATCGGGCACTTGTCGATCTTATGTTGATTCTACAAGGGCCTGAGCCGCTTATTTCACTGCGTGGAACGCTTGGCTTGCAATACGGAAAAGGTGGTCGTCCTGGCGTTGCGGCACATTACATGCCTGCCACGCGGCAGTTGTCATTGGCCAAAAACGCTGGTTCTGGGGCGCTCGCTCACGAATGGTTTCATGCTTTTGATCATTTTATGGGTGACAAAATGTTTGAGCGCCAGTCTGTCTCTCAATTTGCTTCAGAAAGTTGGTTAAATGAGGCTTCTATTAAGCGTGGTAAACAGGGTTTGCCACATCCACTTAATCAGTTGTTGGCGCGCTGTTTTCATGCAATTTTGCTTAATGAAAAAGGCGACGCTCCAAGTGATTTATTTACAGCGTCCCGTGAAGCAGACGAAAATCTTAAGATTATCTATTACGCTAAGCCAGTAGAGTTGTGTGCAAGGGCTTTTGAGGCATATGTTGAAGACAGCAATCCTTCAAGCTCTTTTTTGGTCAGTGGCACTCGCCACTCTAAAGAAGCAAGCGCGGGCTTATATCCTAAAAATGATCAAAGAATACGAATAAACGATGCCTTTCAGCGATACTTCTCTTTACTGGGGAGTGCATTGTATAGGGAAGAAAGCACCAATAGATAA